From one Salmo salar chromosome ssa09, Ssal_v3.1, whole genome shotgun sequence genomic stretch:
- the LOC106611197 gene encoding ankyrin repeat domain-containing protein 9 — MPYDLGVFDSRADYKSEKQCKRTSFAFYQAVRDLLPVWVLEDMRTMEVFHWEEEGRACSFTPPEAFLYALVHDHQQYARYLLNRYSVGALEMPSQSFCCCQASATPHLTVAVRYNRITILEMIMDSLKDFSDSERQSYLNTRGCFHMQGGKDALHLACELVRPECLIMLLGHGACPYVTDRDGNTPLDCLLNQIRQGEPDMRSKHVCLGYLILFMPKLNFQMKGQLQKNPALWQSLIGEQAFQWLLELSPPSLFVQAMQKMTRSIPVKQLDSLPDFLKTLDFRLHQYAR, encoded by the coding sequence ATGCCTTACGATCTAGGTGTGTTTGACAGCCGGGCCGATTATAAATCAGAGAAACAGTGCAAAAGAACCTCCTTTGCCTTCTACCAAGCAGTGCGGGACCTGTTACCAGTATGGGTGCTCGAGGACATGCGGACAATGGAAGTGTTTCattgggaagaagaagggcgggcgTGCTCTTTTACTCCACCCGAGGCTTTTCTGTATGCACTTGTTCACGACCATCAACAATACGCCAGATACCTGCTCAACAGATACTCTGTCGGTGCACTGGAGATGCCCAGTCAAAGCTTCTGCTGCTGCCAAGCATCAGCAACACCACATCTCACAGTAGCTGTCCGCTATAATCGTATTACTATCCTGGAAATGATCATGGACTCCCTAAAAGACTTCTCTGATAGTGAGCGCCAGAGCTACTTGAACACCCGTGGATGTTTTCACATGCAAGGAGGCAAAGACGCATTGCATCTGGCGTGCGAACTGGTGCGCCCTGAGTGTTTGATTATGTTACTAGGACACGGTGCATGTCCTTATGTCACAGACCGAGATGGGAACACCCCCTTGGACTGCCTCCTAAATCAGATACGCCAGGGCGAGCCTGACATGCGTAGCAAGCACGTCTGCCTTGGTTACCTCATTCTCTTCATGCCTAAATTAAATTTTCAAATGAAGGGACAGTTGCAGAAGAATCCAGCGCTGTGGCAGAGTCTTATTGGAGAGCAGGCGTTCCAGTGGCTCTTAGAACTAtcgcctccctctctctttgttcaGGCTATGCAGAAGATGACCCGGTCTATACCTGTTAAACAGCTGGACTCTCTGCCAGACTTTCTGAAAACACTGGACTTCAGGCTACACCAGTATGCCAGATAA